In a single window of the Flavobacterium sp. W4I14 genome:
- a CDS encoding hypothetical protein (product_source=Hypo-rule applied; cath_funfam=1.10.8.290; superfamily=116820): protein MKDIFIDNNVAKNFATPLDPNYKSLIKWLFHFDKEDVAKSPENKGNYAHLVVNQKLLNEYAGSSKGCLKGTAIPAIISKLTIDGRLIKKEKKEIEKFVQDNFSKRTYNNFNSNLEDHIHIPTVLMSVRRFVLTYDDNLIKDLKTFIKYNVTVESRPENLNYT, encoded by the coding sequence ATGAAAGATATATTTATCGATAATAATGTCGCAAAAAATTTTGCTACCCCTTTAGACCCTAATTATAAATCGCTAATAAAATGGTTATTTCATTTTGATAAGGAAGATGTAGCGAAAAGTCCAGAGAATAAAGGCAATTATGCCCATTTGGTTGTTAACCAAAAGTTATTAAATGAATACGCAGGATCTTCAAAAGGCTGTCTGAAAGGAACAGCTATTCCTGCTATTATAAGCAAATTAACAATAGACGGCAGATTAATTAAAAAGGAAAAAAAGGAAATAGAAAAGTTTGTACAAGATAACTTTTCAAAAAGGACATATAATAATTTTAATTCAAATTTAGAGGATCATATTCATATACCTACTGTGTTAATGTCTGTTAGGAGATTTGTTTTAACTTATGATGATAATTTAATTAAAGACTTAAAAACATTTATCAAATATAACGTAACTGTAGAGTCTAGACCAGAAAACCTGAATTACACATAA
- a CDS encoding putative ATPase (product_source=COG4938; cath_funfam=3.40.50.300; cog=COG4938; pfam=PF12476,PF13175; smart=SM00382; superfamily=52540) codes for MVIKTIALENFKCYKEIKIDLSKITLLTGANSSGKSSLIYSILGAIQSGEFPFQFSPNGKYVKMGDFTEVIHGQDPEKHMKLEFVTTGRNDEDLETVTTYWRRDKIRNLPTLQTLIAHSPYYKLKINRLRKYDLEFEYFPEKDTNKLSRSPEIFNKLIETIGGLFPRTKSDKDDSDESVTEVTLKKISNLKNKIKFKFTNFSELQSEIRDKGNYYLQIISSSLEKSFRDYDSSANYISSFRLFPERTYYETSKNDLKIGKFGENYEDQIISWETNKDPKFKELSDILEDLGLLNGLKSNRLAGGRFEILVKNKPNGIWSSITDVGFGISQFLPIIVADLQLEANSTLFIAQPEIHLHPKIQAQFADYIVSRISKSKKNYVIETHSEYLINRLRLAVVDKKVGEQDIKTYYIENDGTEASHYELNFKTNGQIENAPESFFDTYMLDVMNIAINAE; via the coding sequence ATGGTAATTAAGACTATAGCGCTAGAAAATTTCAAATGCTACAAAGAAATTAAAATTGATCTTTCAAAAATAACTTTATTAACTGGAGCCAATAGTAGTGGAAAAAGCTCTCTCATATATAGCATTTTAGGGGCAATACAATCTGGTGAATTTCCTTTTCAATTTTCCCCTAACGGAAAATATGTTAAAATGGGTGATTTTACGGAAGTTATTCATGGACAAGATCCAGAAAAACATATGAAACTTGAATTTGTTACCACCGGAAGAAATGATGAAGATTTAGAAACAGTAACAACCTACTGGAGAAGAGATAAAATCAGAAATTTACCTACTCTTCAGACTCTAATTGCACATAGTCCATATTATAAATTAAAAATAAATAGATTGAGAAAGTATGACCTGGAATTTGAATACTTTCCTGAAAAAGATACAAACAAACTTTCGAGATCACCAGAAATTTTTAATAAGTTAATTGAAACAATAGGTGGGTTATTTCCAAGAACCAAATCAGATAAAGATGATAGTGATGAATCTGTAACGGAGGTAACACTTAAAAAGATTAGTAACCTAAAAAATAAAATCAAGTTTAAATTCACAAACTTTAGTGAGCTCCAATCTGAAATTAGAGATAAAGGAAACTACTACTTACAGATAATATCTAGTTCATTGGAAAAGTCATTTAGAGATTATGATTCTAGTGCAAATTACATAAGCTCATTCAGATTATTTCCTGAACGTACCTATTATGAAACCTCAAAAAATGACTTGAAGATCGGAAAATTTGGTGAGAATTACGAAGATCAAATTATCTCATGGGAAACCAATAAAGACCCAAAGTTCAAAGAATTATCAGATATCCTTGAAGATTTAGGCTTATTAAATGGACTTAAATCTAATAGGCTTGCGGGAGGAAGATTTGAAATCCTAGTAAAAAACAAACCTAATGGTATTTGGTCTTCAATAACAGACGTAGGTTTCGGGATTAGTCAATTTCTACCGATTATTGTAGCCGACTTACAGCTTGAAGCTAATTCAACACTCTTTATTGCGCAACCTGAAATTCATCTACACCCAAAAATTCAAGCACAATTCGCAGATTATATAGTTAGCAGAATTTCTAAATCTAAGAAAAACTATGTAATCGAAACACACAGCGAGTATCTGATTAATAGACTGCGGTTAGCTGTTGTTGACAAGAAAGTTGGTGAACAAGATATCAAAACCTATTATATTGAGAATGATGGAACAGAGGCGAGTCACTACGAGTTGAATTTCAAAACTAATGGCCAGATTGAAAATGCACCTGAAAGCTTTTTTGATACCTATATGTTAGACGTTATGAACATTGCAATAAATGCTGAGTAA
- a CDS encoding DNA repair protein RadC (product_source=KO:K03630; cath_funfam=2.60.120.200; cog=COG2003; ko=KO:K03630; pfam=PF04002; superfamily=102712), whose translation MVQKTFKVAEVQVSYKPDFKASEMPKITSSKQAYDLLIQQWDLGKIEFLEQSKMILLNRENRVLGIVDISTGGVSGTILDPKIIFSIALKANTSSIIISHNHPSGNLKPSHADIKLTNQLKDGGKLLEIVVWDHLIISNDSYYSFADDGMI comes from the coding sequence ATGGTACAAAAAACATTTAAAGTAGCCGAAGTACAAGTAAGCTACAAACCAGATTTTAAAGCATCTGAGATGCCTAAAATTACCTCATCTAAGCAAGCTTATGACTTGTTAATTCAGCAATGGGACTTAGGTAAAATAGAGTTCTTAGAACAGAGCAAAATGATTCTATTGAATAGAGAAAATAGAGTTCTAGGGATTGTAGACATATCTACAGGTGGTGTAAGTGGAACAATCCTTGACCCTAAGATCATATTTTCAATTGCTCTAAAAGCTAATACATCATCGATAATAATTTCACATAACCATCCTAGCGGTAATTTAAAACCTAGCCATGCAGATATCAAATTGACCAATCAATTAAAAGATGGCGGTAAATTATTAGAGATTGTAGTCTGGGATCACCTGATAATCTCGAATGATAGTTATTACAGTTTTGCAGATGACGGCATGATTTAA